A single region of the Massilia sp. erpn genome encodes:
- a CDS encoding cytochrome-c peroxidase — translation MQREIWRRLRRNLRTLSLGGLLAAGSAMPALLAGENGTHPSGLPPLSAASSDNPARIALGKTLFYDKRLSGNGQISCASCHQPERAFSDGEALAKGIGGRSGTRNAPSILNAAYNASQFWEGRQPTLEAQALDPFTNTREHGLASEDALLAIVRADPAYLSQFRLAFGAAPQSITASQVAQAIASFERTLIAGNSPFDRYYYRGEQAALNPSARRGLALFQGAAKCASCHRIERDSALFSDDDFHSLSVGLQRIAPQLPALTTRLVRLRAQAEKLGDHVLSEEDVAELGRFALTLKPADIGKFRTPSLRNVALTAPYMHDGSVATLEEAVELEIYYRSAEAGYPLILTPAEKQDLVAFLKALNSPEASQPPAHWR, via the coding sequence ATGCAGCGAGAAATCTGGCGCCGTCTGCGCCGCAACTTGCGCACGTTAAGCCTTGGCGGACTGCTGGCCGCCGGCAGCGCCATGCCTGCGTTGCTGGCTGGCGAGAACGGCACGCATCCAAGTGGCCTGCCGCCGCTATCCGCGGCAAGCTCCGACAATCCGGCCCGCATCGCGCTCGGCAAGACCCTGTTCTACGACAAGCGCCTGAGCGGTAATGGGCAGATCAGTTGCGCCAGTTGCCATCAGCCCGAGCGCGCCTTCAGCGATGGCGAGGCGCTGGCCAAGGGCATCGGCGGCAGGAGCGGCACGCGCAACGCGCCGAGCATTCTGAACGCCGCCTATAACGCCAGCCAGTTTTGGGAAGGACGCCAGCCCACCCTGGAAGCGCAGGCGCTTGATCCCTTCACCAACACGCGCGAACACGGGCTGGCCAGCGAGGATGCACTGCTGGCCATCGTGCGCGCCGATCCGGCCTATCTGAGCCAGTTCCGCCTGGCCTTCGGCGCCGCGCCACAGTCCATTACCGCCAGCCAGGTCGCACAGGCCATCGCCAGTTTTGAGCGCACCCTGATCGCCGGGAATTCGCCTTTCGACCGCTACTACTACCGCGGCGAACAGGCCGCGCTGAACCCTTCGGCGCGGCGCGGCCTGGCCCTGTTCCAGGGCGCGGCCAAATGCGCCAGTTGCCATCGCATCGAGCGCGATAGTGCCCTGTTCAGCGACGACGATTTCCATAGCCTGAGCGTGGGCCTGCAGCGCATCGCACCGCAGCTGCCGGCGCTGACCACGCGCCTGGTGCGCCTGCGCGCCCAAGCCGAAAAACTGGGCGACCATGTACTGAGCGAGGAGGATGTGGCGGAGCTGGGCCGTTTTGCGCTGACGCTGAAACCGGCCGACATCGGCAAGTTCCGCACGCCCAGCCTGCGCAACGTGGCCCTGACCGCGCCGTATATGCACGACGGCAGTGTCGCCACGCTGGAAGAGGCGGTCGAACTGGAGATTTACTACCGCAGTGCGGAAGCCGGCTATCCCCTGATCCTGACCCCTGCCGAGAAACAGGACCTGGTGGCATTCCTCAAGGCCTTGAACAGTCCCGAGGCCAGCCAGCCGCCCGCGCACTGGCGTTAA